The following DNA comes from Deltaproteobacteria bacterium.
AGAGCGGCCCCGACAGGACCGCATCCGCGGGGCAACTCGTCGCGGCGTGAGCCGGCAGCGCTCCCGAGGCCAGGGCCAGGATGGTCAGCGAGCAGATTCTCTTCATCGTTCCGGTCATCCTTTCAGGCGGCGATGAAGCCGCAACGGGGGAGATTACACGAATCGAGGCCTAAAACTCGACCGGCAGCCCCTGGGCGGGCGCGCCCTCAGGCTCTATTGAAGGCGGTGCAGGAGGTCCCCGTTGCCAGGCACGCGCAGTGCCCGGTGGGGTCGCACAGCCCGTCGCAGCAGTCGGCGGCGACGCCGCATCGGGTGCCCGCCAGACCGCACGCGGGTCCCTCGCAGAGACAGAAGCCGTTGGACGTGTCGAGGTGACAGGCGGTCGCGCCGAGGGGGCAGCCTCCCCCGCACGTGCCGGGCGCGGAGCTGCAGCCGGGACCAGGCCCGCGAAGTCTCCCGCCGCCGTAGCGCGGCTGTCAAGGGATTTGTCAACGAGATTCTTCCCCGGTGCGGCACGTGTCGCAGCCGGTGTGGGAAGCGCTCCTCTGCCGACGGATCGGCACGGGTGCCGAACGACCGGCACGTCGTCCCTCGGATATTCCGCCTGCGCCCTCTGCGGGACGGCACGGTAGTTGCGAAAAGCGACCGGTGGAACCACGGAGGTCGGACGATGCAGCTTCTAGAGGCCGAGCTCGCGCCAGAGAGCATCCTACCTGAGCAGCTCGATGACAGGCCCTTCGGCGGGGCCCGGACTCAGCCCGAGAAGCGCCTACAGGTCGCGGTCCTGGCGGATGCTCTCCTGACCTTCCGACGGTGGGCGGGCGTCGAGCACCCGCGAGCCCGGCGTCTCTTCGCGGACGTGGACGCCTGGTTCGCGTCCGACGACGCCAACGGGCCCTTCACGTTCGTCACCATCTGCGACTCGCTGGGCTTCGATCCGGCATACGTCCGGCGCGGCCTCCGGCAGTCGCGCGCCTGCGTGGAAGCCACGGCCGAGCGAAAGTGGTATGTACGCCGTGACGGCAGCGGGTCCCGGCATCAGGTGCTTCTCCCGCGACTCGGGCGAGTGGCGTAGTCCCCCGGCAGCCGGATCCACACGACGAACAGAAGGAGGAGCGTGATGAGCAGTATCGCTGTCGGTCGGGAAAACTCCACGCCCATCGACCTCTACTACAAGGACTGGGGAACGGGACAGCCCGTCGTCTTCAGTCACGGCTGGCCGCTGACTGCGGATGCCTGGGAAGACCAGATGGTGTTTCTGGCCTCGCGTGGATACCGCTGCATCGCCCATGACCGTCGCGGCCACGGCCGCTCCAGCCAGCCCTGGAGTGGCAACGACATGGATACCTACGCTGACGACCTCGTGGCGCTCGTCGAAGCGCTCGACCTGAAAAACGCGATCCATGTCGGTCACTCGACGGGCGGCGGCGAGGTCGCCCGCTACATCGGCCGCCACGGCACGAAGCGCGTCGCCAAGGCTGTGCTGATCGGCGCGGTGCCGCCGCTGATGCTCAAGACGGCGGCCAATCCCGGCGGCTTGCCGATGGAGGCGTTCGACCAGATACGCGCCGCCGTCCTCGCCGATCGCTCGCAGTTCTTCAAGGATCTCAGTGCGCCGTTCTACGGCGCCAACCGCCCGGGCGCCAAGGTCTCGCAAGGCTTACGGGACTCGTTCTGGCTCCAAGGCATGCAGGCCGGTTTCAACGCTGCCTTCGACTGCATCGAGGCCTTCTCCGAGACGGACTTCACCCAGGACCTCGAGCAGTTCGACGTGCCGACCCTCATCATCCATGGCGACGACGACCAGATCGTCCCGATCGGCGCCTCCGCCCTGCTTTCCTCCAAGCTGATCAAGAACGCACGTCTCGAGGTTTACAAGGGCGCGCCGCACGGCCTGTGCTCGACCCACAAGGACCAGGTCAACGCCGACCTGCTCTCATTCTTCGGCGCCTGAGTCGGGCGCGATCAGACCGTGACGCTCGGCATCTCGCCGGCAGACAGGACCGCGCGCGGGGAGGAGACGAACGATGGCCGAGACACGTCGGGTCAAGAAGGTCTGGAAGAGCAAGCCGACCACCGAGGGCGCAGGCGTTCACCTCAGGCGGGCGTTCGGCTTCCGCGAGGTGCCGCAGCTCGACCCCTTCCTCCTCCTCGACGACTTCCGTTCAAACGAGCCGGCCGAGTATCAACGCGGCTTCCCCTGGCACCCGCATCGCGGGATGGAGACGATCACCTATGTCCTCGCGGGCGACGTGGAGCACGGTGACAGCCTCGGCAATCGGGGCGTCATCCGGGCCGGGGACGTGCAGTGGATGACCGCCGGGAGCGGCATCATCCACCAAGAAATGCCGAAGGGAGACAGCCAGGGCCGGATGTGGGGCTTCCAGCTTTGGGCGAACCTGCCCGCGAGCCACAAGATGATGGACCCGCGCTACCAGGAGGTGAAGCACG
Coding sequences within:
- a CDS encoding alpha/beta hydrolase, with translation MSSIAVGRENSTPIDLYYKDWGTGQPVVFSHGWPLTADAWEDQMVFLASRGYRCIAHDRRGHGRSSQPWSGNDMDTYADDLVALVEALDLKNAIHVGHSTGGGEVARYIGRHGTKRVAKAVLIGAVPPLMLKTAANPGGLPMEAFDQIRAAVLADRSQFFKDLSAPFYGANRPGAKVSQGLRDSFWLQGMQAGFNAAFDCIEAFSETDFTQDLEQFDVPTLIIHGDDDQIVPIGASALLSSKLIKNARLEVYKGAPHGLCSTHKDQVNADLLSFFGA